The Nitrospinaceae bacterium genome window below encodes:
- a CDS encoding TlyA family rRNA (cytidine-2'-O)-methyltransferase gives MSSRERAQGLILAGKVRLGDEVADKPGRMVLEGHPVSILEDLHPYVSRGGVKLEGALKEFQINPKEKTAADIGASTGGFTDCLLKNAAKKVFAVDVGYGQLDWKLRKDPRVVCLERKNVRYLAPNEFGESVDLAVIDVSFISLKLIIPPVLKVLKPDGDLLALVKPQFEVGKDEVENKGIIKDPVKHLTVLHTLKTFIQDQGWVMRSLTVSPILGQKGNREFFIHCVTRERGETVGEDEIQKRVLS, from the coding sequence GTGTCCTCGCGGGAGCGGGCTCAAGGGCTGATTCTTGCCGGTAAAGTCCGGTTGGGCGATGAGGTGGCCGATAAACCCGGCCGAATGGTTTTGGAAGGCCATCCTGTTTCTATTCTGGAAGACCTTCACCCTTATGTGAGCCGCGGCGGGGTCAAGCTGGAAGGTGCTCTCAAAGAGTTTCAAATTAACCCGAAGGAAAAAACCGCCGCCGATATCGGCGCTTCCACCGGCGGCTTCACCGACTGTTTGCTTAAAAACGCCGCCAAAAAAGTATTCGCGGTCGATGTCGGTTACGGGCAACTGGATTGGAAACTTAGGAAGGATCCTCGCGTCGTCTGTCTGGAAAGAAAAAACGTGCGCTATTTAGCTCCGAACGAATTCGGCGAATCCGTCGACCTGGCGGTGATCGATGTATCCTTTATCTCGCTCAAACTTATTATACCCCCTGTTTTGAAAGTGCTGAAACCCGACGGCGATCTTCTGGCTCTGGTGAAACCGCAATTCGAAGTGGGAAAAGATGAAGTCGAAAACAAGGGCATTATCAAGGACCCCGTCAAGCATCTCACCGTCCTGCATACTTTAAAAACGTTTATTCAGGACCAGGGGTGGGTGATGCGTTCTCTCACCGTTTCGCCGATATTAGGGCAAAAGGGGAACAGGGAATTCTTCATTCACTGTGTTACCCGGGAGCGGGGTGAGACGGTCGGTGAAGATGAAATCCAAAAACGGGTTTTATCGTGA
- the xseB gene encoding exodeoxyribonuclease 7 small subunit yields the protein MAEMKLEKAMKRLEDIVEELEKGELDIDKSLEIFEEGIKMSRLCSKKLNEAEAKIEKLTKNQKGELITELFPVEKEDDAE from the coding sequence ATGGCGGAAATGAAACTGGAAAAAGCAATGAAGCGCTTGGAGGATATCGTCGAGGAACTGGAGAAAGGCGAACTGGACATCGACAAGTCCCTGGAAATATTTGAAGAGGGTATCAAGATGTCCCGGCTTTGCTCCAAAAAGCTCAACGAAGCGGAAGCGAAAATAGAAAAACTCACCAAAAACCAGAAAGGCGAGTTGATCACGGAATTATTCCCTGTGGAAAAGGAAGACGATGCCGAGTGA
- the recN gene encoding DNA repair protein RecN, translating into MLKEIKISNFAIIENLRVEFHPGLNVLTGETGAGKSILMNALNLILGGRADTDFIRSGESTATVEAVFETTDSALLGEIHSLGIDPGEGELLIKRNVSHAGKSRCFLNDSSVTVATLAKIGNRLVDIHGQHDHQALLRTETHVDLLDRYGKTLKTRQDFGQEFLEYQNCQKNLEAMRSKEMNRKERLELLQFQLTEIEQAQLSPEEEDELKYEKNKLRHAEKLHQSLESTLNRLTETDGSALEQVGRAQKEIESLLDIDPGLEKQAERAQTAYCELEELSDELRNYLGSIEFNPPRLEEIDDRLAEINGLKRKYGMAIEAILEERGKIAAELDSLSSNQEKMDDLKKEISVREKSLAEQAIALAEKREKTAKNLKKNVEKELRDLNMAQVQLGVRFDYPEAPEGFVRFRGEPVKLYPTGIGTVELLFSPNPGEELRPLAKIASGGELSRVMLAIKSILHEQDPVPVMVFDEVDTGIGGQVAEKVGLKLAKVAEGKQVFCITHLPQIAGMASAHYLVQKTVKDNRTHSTIGELNYDNRVAEIARMSGGERITQATLKFAKEMIKK; encoded by the coding sequence ATGCTCAAAGAAATCAAAATTAGCAACTTCGCCATCATCGAAAACCTCAGAGTGGAGTTTCACCCTGGGCTCAACGTGCTAACGGGCGAAACCGGCGCCGGCAAATCCATCCTGATGAATGCGCTCAATCTCATTCTGGGCGGCCGCGCCGACACGGATTTCATCCGTTCCGGGGAATCAACCGCCACGGTGGAAGCGGTGTTCGAGACAACAGACTCCGCCCTTTTGGGCGAAATCCACTCTTTAGGAATCGACCCCGGAGAGGGAGAGTTGCTGATCAAGCGCAACGTATCGCATGCCGGAAAAAGCCGCTGCTTTTTAAATGACAGCAGTGTCACCGTAGCCACTTTAGCTAAAATAGGCAATCGCCTGGTCGACATCCACGGCCAACACGATCACCAGGCCCTGCTTCGCACCGAAACCCACGTCGACCTTTTGGACCGCTATGGAAAAACGCTTAAAACCCGGCAGGATTTTGGCCAGGAATTTCTGGAATACCAAAACTGCCAAAAAAATCTGGAAGCCATGCGCTCAAAGGAAATGAACCGCAAGGAACGGCTGGAATTGCTCCAGTTTCAACTCACCGAAATCGAGCAAGCGCAACTTTCTCCAGAAGAAGAGGACGAGTTAAAATATGAAAAAAATAAATTGCGCCACGCAGAAAAACTTCACCAGTCCCTTGAGAGCACCTTGAACCGGTTGACCGAAACCGATGGGTCCGCCCTGGAGCAAGTGGGCCGGGCGCAAAAAGAAATAGAATCACTGTTGGACATTGACCCGGGGTTGGAAAAGCAGGCGGAACGGGCACAAACCGCCTATTGTGAACTGGAAGAATTGAGTGATGAATTGCGAAATTATCTTGGCTCGATTGAATTCAATCCGCCGCGTCTCGAGGAAATCGATGACCGCCTGGCTGAGATCAACGGGCTCAAGCGAAAATACGGAATGGCTATCGAGGCCATTTTGGAGGAGCGGGGGAAAATCGCCGCCGAACTCGATTCCTTAAGTTCCAACCAGGAAAAAATGGATGACTTGAAAAAGGAAATCAGCGTCCGGGAAAAAAGTCTTGCCGAACAGGCCATCGCATTGGCGGAAAAAAGAGAGAAAACGGCGAAAAATTTGAAGAAAAATGTGGAAAAAGAACTGCGGGATTTAAACATGGCCCAGGTCCAATTGGGCGTCCGCTTCGATTATCCCGAGGCCCCCGAAGGGTTCGTTAGGTTCCGCGGTGAACCCGTCAAACTGTATCCGACGGGAATTGGAACCGTCGAACTCCTTTTTTCTCCCAACCCGGGTGAAGAGCTCCGCCCCCTGGCCAAAATCGCATCGGGAGGCGAATTGTCCCGCGTCATGCTGGCGATAAAATCCATTCTCCATGAACAGGACCCGGTCCCGGTGATGGTCTTTGACGAGGTGGATACAGGAATCGGCGGCCAAGTGGCAGAGAAAGTGGGGTTGAAGCTCGCAAAAGTTGCTGAAGGAAAGCAGGTTTTCTGCATCACCCATCTACCGCAAATCGCCGGCATGGCCTCGGCCCATTATCTGGTGCAAAAAACCGTTAAAGATAACCGGACCCATTCCACCATCGGGGAATTAAATTATGACAATCGGGTGGCAGAAATCGCCCGCATGTCCGGCGGCGAAAGGATCACCCAGGCCACTTTGAAGTTCGCCAAAGAAATGATCAAAAAATAA
- the gpmA gene encoding 2,3-bisphosphoglycerate-dependent phosphoglycerate mutase has product MLKLVLLRHGESQWNLENRFTGWTDVDLTPQGRQEAENAAKLLQAEGYRFDIAFTSVLKRAIRTLWMVLDGMDLMWIPVVRSWRLNERHYGGLQGLNKSETAAKHGADQVLIWRRSYSKPPPALEEGDDRLPDNDPRYAGLAKEHLPRTEALNDTVTRFLPYWSEEIIPVLKKGKKVLICAHGNSLRALVKHLDGISEEEIVSLNIPTGIPLVYELDEDLKPIRHYYLGDPEAAKKAAEKVAQQAKGGPV; this is encoded by the coding sequence ATGTTGAAACTGGTTCTGCTACGCCATGGAGAAAGTCAATGGAATCTGGAAAACCGCTTCACCGGCTGGACGGATGTGGACCTCACCCCCCAGGGCAGGCAAGAGGCGGAGAACGCCGCCAAACTTCTGCAGGCAGAAGGTTATCGCTTTGATATCGCCTTCACTTCAGTGCTCAAGCGGGCCATACGGACGCTCTGGATGGTTTTGGACGGCATGGATTTGATGTGGATTCCGGTGGTGCGGTCCTGGCGATTGAACGAACGGCATTATGGTGGCCTGCAGGGGCTCAATAAATCCGAAACCGCCGCTAAACACGGGGCGGACCAGGTTTTGATCTGGAGACGCAGTTATTCGAAGCCGCCGCCGGCTTTGGAGGAGGGCGATGACCGGTTGCCGGATAACGACCCCCGCTATGCCGGTCTTGCCAAAGAACATCTGCCGAGGACCGAAGCTCTGAACGATACGGTGACACGCTTTTTGCCTTATTGGTCCGAGGAGATCATCCCGGTCCTGAAAAAAGGCAAAAAAGTTTTGATCTGCGCGCACGGCAACAGCCTCAGGGCTCTTGTTAAACATCTGGACGGTATCAGCGAGGAGGAGATTGTCTCTTTGAATATACCCACGGGCATTCCCCTGGTGTATGAATTGGATGAGGACTTAAAGCCGATCAGGCATTATTATCTGGGAGACCCGGAAGCCGCCAAAAAAGCCGCGGAAAAGGTGGCCCAGCAGGCGAAAGGCGGACCGGTGTGA